The window AACAGGGTCTGCAGCACCCCTATCATAATACTGGTCACACCGATCGGTACTACCTCAAATACCCACCATGTGCCTGCCAACATAAATACAGCAAGAGCTCCTTTAGCTGCTTTGTCCAGCGGGAAGTGGGCGCCCAGGGGATCAACCGCATCCGGCCATGGCGAAGAATAATAGATAATTAGAAACAGGACAATCCCTATTCCCATAAAAAGCAGGCGCTTCCAGTCTAATGCAGGCTTCTCAGGAGAAATCAAAATCTCATCAGGCATCTCCGGGAGGCCAGGCCCTGTAGCAATCGCTTTTTTCTTTTCAACCATCTTACACCTCCCTTACTCTACCACAATTTTGGTTAGCTCATTAAAAACGTCGCTCATGCGCAGGACGCCTCTTACTATCTCACCCTCCATCACCGGGATCAGGTCAACGTCAGCCTGAATCATGATAAATGCCGCCTTTGCAATAGAATCATTCACGTCAATCTTAGCTTCGATCGGAATCATGACCTCACTCACCGGCTTTTTTGCCTCCTCTTTGCATCCTTCGGAAAAGGTCCCTTCAACAAGAGCCGCAAGTCCTGCGTAATCGGCGTGTTGCAGACCCTGGTAAGCCGACTTTTCATCCCTTCTAAGAAATCTCGGCTCAATGCCGGTGAGAAGTTTCTTGAGTGTCAGGACGCCGAGGAGTTGATACTTTTCATCAAACACCAGAACCATGCGATGTATTCCCATGCCCGATTTCTCATC of the Anaerolineae bacterium genome contains:
- a CDS encoding CBS domain-containing protein, giving the protein MSNAKKVRDLMVDITEYPHIPYWLSVREAIFLIRSTYDEKSGMGIHRMVLVFDEKYQLLGVLTLKKLLTGIEPRFLRRDEKSAYQGLQHADYAGLAALVEGTFSEGCKEEAKKPVSEVMIPIEAKIDVNDSIAKAAFIMIQADVDLIPVMEGEIVRGVLRMSDVFNELTKIVVE